CCGAGAGCCACCCGAGCTTCTCGTGCAGGATCCGCTCGCTGAAGCCGAACAGCGTCTTCATGAGCGCCGGGTGCTCGGAATTGTACTCCCAGAACCGCTTGACGATCTTCGGGTCGACGGCCCGCCCCGGCGCGTCCGAGAGGACGTCGAACCAGCCCTGGTAGAGCCGCGCCGCCGAGAAGTAGAACCCCTCGTCCCGCGAGAAGCCCACGTCCTTCGCCGTGGCGAGGAGCACCGCGAGGTACGCCACGCCGAGCGCGAGCCCCACGGCGTGGTGGGGCAGCCTCGGGAACCGCCGCGCCCCCGTCATCGCCCGCCCCTGGGCGCGCGGAAGACGTACGCCCCGACCGAGAACTCCCGGTTCCGCTGATCCGCCGCGAACGCCTCGAACGCGACCGCGCCGACGCCGCCGCGCGTCAGCGGGACGTCGATCGGCTCCACGGGCGAGAAGTTCGCCACGTCCCGCGCGAGCACGCGCACGCCGTCGACGTACACCGCGAACGCGATCGGCCTCCCCTTGTCGAACCGGGCCTCGCGGTACCCGACCACGGAGTAGACCCGGAGGACGCCCGTGAGCGGCACCTCCGGGTAGGTGATCCGCGTCGGCTCGGCGGCGAGCTTGAGCGGCACCGCGAGCCGCGGCTGGAACCAGTGGTCGATGACGAGGCGGGCGCGCCCCTTCCCGCCGCCGCTCACCGCCGCGCGCGGCGCCTCGGCGACGAAGTCGTACAGGAGCCCGACGCGGGACGGGTTGCGGTAGGCGCGCACCTCGATGCGGCCGAGATCCTTCGACCACTCGACCTCGAGCCCCAAAGTCTCCGGCGCGCGGGCGCCGTTCAGCGACAGCTCGACGATGCGGCCGTAGCGCGCGGCGTCGAACCTGCCGAAGTCGGCCATCGGGATCGCGTCGCCGAGGTACATGCGGCCCTGGGTCGCCCAGTCCGGCGCGATGACCACGAGGTCGTCGGGGCGCTTCTCGGCGCGCACGGCCTCGGCCGCGGCCCGCCACTCCGCCTCGGACGGCTCCTGTCGCGGGATGCGCCACTGCGCGACGAGCTCGGCGATCACGACGAGCGGCACGATCGCCCACAGCCAGGTGAGCCGGCTCCTCTGCGTCTCCACGACCATCGGCGCGGAGATATAGCACGGCCGCGCCGCGCGAAGAAGGTCGGAGCGCGCGGGGCGATGTGCTAAGAACCGGGCATGGGCACGATCCGCATCGAGACGCGCGGGGACGACGTCTTCCTGATCACCATCGATCGCGCCGACAGGCGAAACGCCTTCGACGAGCCACTCCTCGACGAGTGGGTCGCGCGCCTCGCGGAGATCGCCCCGCGGGCGCCGCGCGCCGTCGTGATCACGGGCGCCGGGGACGCGTTCTCGGCCGGGTACGACGTCCGCGGGATCGACCCCGCGCAGGATCCGCGCCTGCCGCTGCCGGACGCCCGGTTCGAGCGGGCGATCCGCGCGGTGCTGGATCTCCCGTGCCCGGCCGTCGCGGCCGTGAACGGCGACGCGTTCGGCGGCGGGCTCGATCTCGCCTTGGCGTGCGACCTATGCCTGGTCGCTCCCGACGCGAAGCTCGCGATGACGCCGTGCCGGCTCGGGCTCGTCTACTCGGCGGACGGGGTCGCGCGCCTCGTCTCGAGGCTCGGGGCTGCGCTCGCACGGAGGATGTTCTTGACGGCGCTCCCGATCGACGCCGCCGAGGCCGCGAGAGCCGGCGCCGTCGAGATCGTGGAACCGAAGGACGCTCTCCTGCCCCGGGCGCTGGGGATCGCGTCGCGGATCGCGTCGAACGCCCCACTCGCCGTGCGCGGCACGCGGACGACCGTCGAGGCGGTCGAGGGCGCGATCGCGCGGTCGCTCTCGACCGAGACCCGCGCCCTCCTGCGCGACCTGCGGATCCTCGCGCTCCAGTCCGACGATCTGAAGGAAGGTCTCGCCGCGTTCGCCGAGAAGCGCCCCCCGCGGTTCCGGGGGGAGTGACGGGAACCCCTACGGCTGGAGTTCGTACGCGCCCATGTCGACCGCCGCGCCGACGACGCGGGCGTTGCCGTCCAGGTCGTAGGGGAGCGGCTCGTCCGTGTCGCTGTCGCCGTCGAGGTCGAAGGTGTCGGCCGGGAGC
The window above is part of the Pseudomonadota bacterium genome. Proteins encoded here:
- a CDS encoding enoyl-CoA hydratase-related protein, translating into MGTIRIETRGDDVFLITIDRADRRNAFDEPLLDEWVARLAEIAPRAPRAVVITGAGDAFSAGYDVRGIDPAQDPRLPLPDARFERAIRAVLDLPCPAVAAVNGDAFGGGLDLALACDLCLVAPDAKLAMTPCRLGLVYSADGVARLVSRLGAALARRMFLTALPIDAAEAARAGAVEIVEPKDALLPRALGIASRIASNAPLAVRGTRTTVEAVEGAIARSLSTETRALLRDLRILALQSDDLKEGLAAFAEKRPPRFRGE